One stretch of Rosistilla oblonga DNA includes these proteins:
- a CDS encoding BBP7 family outer membrane beta-barrel protein, which translates to MSIAHQVRYPTLAAFAKVSEIMMVNPRPRYKFVAWIIAFSAAVVLHVNVHAQTHCRYESSCRYQSGHNELGCDAAPQYESQCCNMRHCQNQSFGSFHVYGEFINWWASDMGAPSLVTTSSAGTDRIDAGVMGLASTSTLFGDDVVSSSSQGGRFGTEWRLDNRSGWSINAEYLFLGENNDRFSGSNAILARPFFNVQTNQQASNLIAFPNIATGSIEASAGTKLSAWDVLAIRDIARNACYDSQVMFGYRGSRLDEFIHVNDSSTSLDAASGAAEGTRIRSTDRFDVDNTFNGFTIGNRLRAVLTDRMSLQLITKLSIGSVESNAYIGGQTTTTPAGQTSVTSSGGLLALPSNIGSYNVKNFAMLPELSLNAIYQMNPCWELRLGYTLHYWSQALRPGTVIDQNVNPSQLPPGVISGAAFPQERLTLTDFLAQGINVGLVGRF; encoded by the coding sequence ATGAGTATCGCACACCAAGTTCGTTATCCAACCTTGGCCGCCTTTGCTAAAGTTTCGGAAATTATGATGGTTAATCCGCGGCCAAGGTACAAATTCGTCGCCTGGATCATTGCGTTCTCCGCAGCAGTAGTACTGCATGTCAATGTTCACGCTCAGACTCACTGTCGATACGAATCGTCGTGCCGATATCAATCCGGACACAACGAACTCGGTTGTGATGCCGCCCCGCAGTATGAATCCCAATGTTGCAACATGCGACATTGCCAAAATCAAAGTTTTGGTAGCTTTCACGTCTACGGAGAGTTTATCAATTGGTGGGCATCCGATATGGGTGCTCCCTCGTTAGTAACGACTTCTTCCGCAGGTACCGATCGGATCGATGCCGGTGTGATGGGACTCGCGTCCACGTCAACGCTATTCGGTGATGATGTTGTCAGCAGTTCAAGCCAAGGCGGAAGGTTCGGGACGGAATGGCGACTTGATAATCGAAGCGGTTGGAGTATCAATGCAGAGTATCTGTTCCTAGGCGAGAATAATGACCGGTTTTCTGGCTCCAATGCGATTCTTGCACGCCCATTCTTCAACGTTCAAACGAACCAACAAGCGTCGAACCTGATCGCTTTCCCGAACATTGCCACCGGCAGCATTGAAGCCTCCGCCGGAACCAAGTTATCTGCATGGGACGTGCTGGCCATCCGCGACATCGCGCGCAACGCATGTTACGATAGCCAGGTCATGTTTGGCTACCGTGGCTCTCGCCTTGATGAGTTCATTCACGTCAACGATTCATCGACATCTTTAGACGCTGCTTCTGGTGCCGCCGAAGGTACGCGAATCAGGTCGACCGACCGCTTTGATGTCGACAACACTTTCAATGGCTTCACAATCGGAAATCGACTGCGAGCAGTCCTGACTGATCGCATGAGCCTGCAATTGATTACGAAACTTTCGATTGGTAGTGTCGAGTCAAACGCTTACATCGGCGGCCAAACGACAACGACGCCTGCTGGACAGACATCTGTCACGAGCAGTGGCGGCCTGCTAGCGCTGCCGTCCAATATCGGAAGCTACAACGTAAAAAACTTCGCGATGCTTCCGGAACTATCCCTAAATGCAATTTACCAAATGAATCCTTGCTGGGAGTTGCGACTTGGATACACATTGCACTATTGGAGCCAAGCACTTCGTCCCGGTACCGTAATTGACCAAAACGTTAACCCGTCGCAACTTCCGCCCGGCGTGATCAGTGGTGCCGCATTTCCACAGGAACGGCTTACGCTGACGGATTTCTTGGCCCAGGGTATCAACGTCGGCTTGGTCGGCAGGTTTTAG